The Streptococcus respiraculi sequence AGGAGAGGTGAAAAAATGAATAACTTTGAATTATTTACATTAAAAAAAGCAGGATTAACAAATCTGCAAATCCATAAGGTATTGGCAGCTCAAGATAGTCATAAAAAATCATTATCGCTTAAATCAATAGCTCTTTATTCCACGTGTAAAAATCCTGTCATATTCATCGAAAAATATAAACAGCTGGATCTTAAAAGATGTCGAGAGGAGTTTAATCGCTTTCCTTCTTTTTCCATTTTAGATGACATTTATCCATTAGAGCTAAAACAGATGTATAACCCACCGGTTTTGCTGTTTTATCAGGGAGATCTTAGTTTGTTGGAACATCCTAAACTTGGAGTAGTTGGAGCCCGTTCAGCAAGTACAACGGGTACTCAGTCAATCAAAAAAATCATCAACGAATTGAACAACCGTTTTGTGATTGTCAGTGGTTTAGCTAGGGGAATTGATACAGCAGCTCACATGGCTACTTTAAAAAATGGTGGTAAGACGATTGCTGTTATTGGGAGCGGATTAGATGTCGCTTATCCAAAAGAAAATAGAAGATTACAAGCCTATATTGCCAAACATCACTTAATCTTATCCGAATACACAGCTAGAGACCAGCCACTCAAGTACCATTTTCCTGAGCGAAATCGGATTATCGCAGGTTTGTCACAAGGAATTATTGTGGCAGAAGCAAAAATGCGCTCCGGTAGCCTGATTACCTGCGAGTATGCATTAAATGAAGGACGGGATATTTTTGTTATTCCAGGCAGTATTACAGACGAAAAATCTGTAGGTTGTCATTTTCTAATTCAAGAGGGCGCAAAGTGCATTACATCAGGGATTGATGTCCTTTCAGAATACAAAATCTAAAATGAGTTTTCCTATAGGAAAAGAAAAATCTTGACACTTACCTAAAAATAGTATATTCTTTTTGGTGCTATACTAGTTTAAAAATATTGTAAAGGTAAGAATATGGTAACAACGAAGAAAAAAGCAACTACTAAGAAAAATTTAGTCATCGTGGAGTCGCCAGCAAAGGCCAAAACGATTGAAAAATATTTAGGACGCAATTACAAGGTTGTTGCCTCAGTCGGACATATCCGTGATTTGAAAAAATCCAGCATGTCGATTGATTTTGACAATAATTATGAGCCAGAATATATCAATATTCGTGGAAAGGGGCCACTCATTAACGACTTAAAAAAAGAAGCCAAAAAAGCCAAACAAGTCTTTCTCGCCAGTGACCCGGATCGCGAAGGAGAAGCAATTTCTTGGCATTTGGCTCATATTTTGGGGCTGGATGAAAAGGATAAAAACCGTGTTGTTTTTAATGAGATTACAAAAGACGCAGTAAAAAACGCCTTTAAAGAGCCACGTGCCATTGACCATGATTTGGTTGATGCCCAGCAGGCTCGTCGTGTTTTAGACCGCATTGTGGGGTATTCGATTTCTCCTATTTTATGGAAAAAAGTCAAAAAAGGCTTGTCGGCGGGTCGTGTGCAATCCGTAGCCCTAAAACTAATTATTGACCGTGAAAATGAAATCAACAATTTCAAACCAGAAGAATACTGGACCATTGACGGAACCTTTAAAAAGGGGACCAAGAAATTCCAAGCTAGTTTCTATGGTGTAGATGATAAGAAGCTCAAGTTAGAGAACAATGAGCAGGTCAAAGAAGTCCTAGCACGTATTAAAGGCGATGAGTTTTCGGTTGATAAGGTAGAACGCAAGGAGCGTAAGCGTAATGCACCATTGCCGTATACAACTTCAACCTTGCAGATGGATGCGGCTAATAAAATTAATTTTCGGACCCGTAAGACCATGATGGTCGCTCAGCAATTGTATGAAGGAGTGAGCCTTGGAACAGGTGGGACACAAGGTTTGATTACCTATATGCGTACCGATTCAACTCGAATCAGTCCAGTCGCTCAGGCACAGGCAGCAGATTTTATTACTGAGCGTTTCGGGTCTAAGTATTCTAAGCACGGTAGCAAAGTCAAAAATGCTTCTGGAGCCCAAGATGCCCATGAAGCGATTCGTCCGTCCAATGTCCAATTAACGCCTGAGTCCATTGCTAAATATCTAGACAAGGATCAATTGCGCCTCTATTCTCTAATTTGGAATCGATTTGTAGCTAGTCAAATGACAGCAGCAATCTTTGACACCATGAGTGTGCGTTTGGAGCAAAATGGTGTCTTATTTACCGCAAACGGTAGCCAGGTTAAATTTGACGGTTATATGGCTGTTTATAATGATTCAGACAAGAGCAAGATGTTGCCGGATATGGAAGTCGGTGACAAGGTGCAGCGTGTCTTGACCAAGCCAGAACAACATTTCACTCAGCCACCTGCCCGCTACTCAGAAGCAACCTTGATTAAGACGTTAGAAGAAAATGGTGTTGGCCGTCCGTCAACCTATGCGCCAACCATCGAAACCATTCAAAAACGCTACTATGTGAAGTTGGCTGCCAAGCGCTTTGAGCCGACAGAACTAGGTGAGATTGTCAATAAATTGATTGTCGAATTCTTCCCAGATATTGTCAATGTAACCTTTACGGCTGAAATGGAACAGAAACTCGATGATGTAGAGGTTGGAAAGGCGCAATGGCAGAAGATTATTGATAGTTTTTACCAGCCGTTCAAGGTTGAATTAGCCAAGGCTGAAACAGAGATTGAAAAAATTCAAATCAAGGATGAGCCCGCTGGTTTTGATTGTGATGTTTGTGGCCATGAAATGGTGATTAAATTAGGGCGTTTTGGCAAATTCTATGCTTGTAGCAATTTCCCAGATTGCCGTAATACCAAGCAGATTACGAAAGAAATAGGTGTAACCTGTCCTGAATGTCACAAAGGGCAAGTCATCGAACGCAAGAGTAAGCGCAATCGTGTTTTTTATGGTTGCGATCGCTATCCAGAATGCGAATTTACTTCATGGGATAAGCCGATTGGGCGTGATTGTCCAAAATGTCAACACTACCTTGTTGAAAAGAAAGTACGGGGTGGTGGCAAGCAAGTTGTCTGTCCAAATGGTGATTACGAAGAAAAAAAGGTTAAATAAGAAGGAACCGCTAAATCGTAAAAATGGGTCAATGATTAAAACTAAGAACTGATCCTCTACCATACAGGTTCTTCTTAAAAGATTACCTTGTCTGCCATAGGTGGAATCCTATGGTAGATTTTTTGATTTCATCATTTGATCAAACATATTGCTTATTCTATTTAATTGGTCTTTGATCGAATTTATGTTATGATAAACAAGTATCAAATTAGAAAGGTTCAGATGTGGGTAGCCCCCACATCTGGGAAATGAATGGTAGCATAATCTCCTTTTCCATTCATTTTTAGAGGTATTAGTCTATTGTCTCAATCCTATATTACAGTCATTGGAGCTGGTTTAGCTGGCTCTGAAGCAGCTTATCAAATTGCAAAACAGGGAATTCCTGTCAAACTTTATGAGATGCGGGGCGTAAAAGCAACACCCCAACATAAGACAGATCACTTTGCAGAATTGGTTTGTTCTAATTCTCTGCGTGGCGATAGCTTGACCAATGCAGTCGGTCTCTTAAAAGAGGAAATGCGCCGTTTGGATTCGATTATTATGAAAGCAGCGGAACAGACCCGCGTCCCAGCTGGAGGAGCCTTGGCTGTTGACCGAGAAGGTTTTTCACAAATGGTGACAGATGAATTGCAGCAACATCCTCTGATTGAAGTCATTCGTGAGGAGATTACAGACTTACCAACTGACGGCATTACCGTTATTGCGACAGGTCCTCTGACGAGCGATGCCTTGGCAGAAAAAATCCACGCATTCAACGGTGGAGCTGGTTTTTACTTTTATGATGCGGCGGCGCCGATTGTTGATGTCAATACGATTGATATGGACAAGGTCTATCTAAAATCCCGCTATGACAAGGGAGAAGCTGCCTACCTTAATGCTCCAATGACCAAGGAACAGTTTATGGCCTTTCACGATGCTCTTGTCAATGCAGAGGAAGCGCCTCTTAATTCTTTTGAAAAAGAAAAGTATTTTGAAGGGTGTATGCCGATTGAGGTCATGGCAAAACGCGGGGTGAAAACCATGCTTTATGGACCAATGAAACCAGTTGGACTGGAATATCCAGAAGATTATACCGGTCCACGTGATGGAGAATTTAAAACACCCTATGCTGTCGTTCAACTACGTCAGGACAATGCCGCAGGCAGCTTGTATAATATTGTCGGCTTCCAAACTCATCTGAAATGGGGCGAGCAAAAGCGGGTCTTCCAAATGATTCCAGGACTTGAAAACGCTGAATTTGTTCGCTATGGGGTGATGCACCGCAATTCCTACATGGATTCGCCCAATCTTTTGACGCAAACTTTTCGTTCTAAGAAAAATCCGCAGCTCTTCTTTGCTGGTCAAATGACAGGGGTTGAAGGCTATGTTGAGTCTGCGGCGTCTGGCCTCGTAGCCGGTATCAACGCAGCTCGCTTGTTCAAAAATGAAGAAGAAATCATCTTCCCTGAGACAACGGCAATTGGAAGTTTACCGCACTATGTCACTCATGCAGATAGCAAGCATTTCCAACCGATGAATGTTAATTTTGGCATTATCAAAGAGTTGGACGGTCCTCGCATTCGTGATAAAAAAGAACGCTATGAGAAAATCGCTGAACGCGCCTTGGCAGACTTGAGCCAGTGTATAGAAGTGTTGAATAATCAGTAAAGGCTAGGTTTTCCTAGCTTTTTTGACAATCTAGCTTGACTTATAGTTCACTTCAAGTGATATAATGATTTGGATAAAGGAGAGGTACAATGACCAATACAGAGAAGACCTATACGATTACAGAAGTCAGCGAACTTTATCAAGTTAACTCCAATACATTACGCTATTATGAGCGTATCGGATTATTGCCGACTATTCCAAGAAAATCAAATGGAAATCGTTATTTTACAAGAGAAATGCTGAACTGGCTTGAAATGGTGATTTGCCTGCGGCATTCAGGAATTCCAATAGAAGCTTTAAAAACTTATGTCAAACTACTACAACAAGGAGAAGAAACCCAAAAAGAGCGAGAATGGCTTCTAAAAGAACAATTAGAGACTCTATACCAACGAAAAGAAAATTTGCAACGCTCCATCGACCGCTTAGAGCATAAAATTTCCCTTTATGAGAGTGGTGAGATCAATCAAGCTACCTCTTATTTTGAAGAATATGCGATTTTAGAAGATCAGGAAAATAGTTGGAAGGAATAAAAAGATGAAAATTGATGTATTTGCCCATGTTTTATTACCAAGGTTTTACCAAAAAATGCTTAGGCTAGATCCACATTTGTCGGATAAAATGCCCTTTTTACAGAATCCAGTTTTGACAGATATGAAGAGTAGAGCACAGTATCAACACAAAGATACCCAACAAATTATATCTTATGTTAATGTCAATCCAGAAGATTATGTAGAGGCCGATGAGGCTTTAAAACTCGTTCAGGAAGCCAATCAAGAATTGTTAGAAACGCTGCAAGCTCATTCGGAGCAATTTGCAGGAGGTGTGGCGATGCTCGCCCTCAATCACATGGATGGAAGTCTTGAGATTTTAGAAAAATTTGTTACCCAAAATCAAAATATTGTAGGTGTCCAATTATTTAGTCGCCATCTTGGTCAGTCTGTTGCTGCACCAGAATTTGCACCTATTTTTGAAACTTGTGCAAGGCTAGAGATTCCAATTTGGCTTCATCCTGTATTTGATGCGAGAAAACCTGACAATAATATTGTCTTTTCATGGGAGTACGAGCAGACACAAGCCATGCTTGAAATAGTAGAAGCGGGCTATTTTAGAAAGTACCCTAATCTGAAAATTATTGTTCACCATGCAGGGGCAATGGTTCCTTATTTTGCAGAGCGGATTCGTCATATCCTGCCAGAAGAGATGGTGCAGGATTTTAAGAAATTTTACGTCGATACAGCCTTATTAGGCAATCCAAAAGCTCTGGAATTAGCTGTCGACTATTTTGGTATTGAAAAGGTTCTTTTTGGAACAGATGCTCCTTTAGGAATTTTACCTGCAGGTCCTACCAAAGAGATTATTGCTGCGATTGAAGCGATGGCTCTCTCAACAAAAGAAAAACAAGCTATCTTTGCGGATAATTGGTATCGCTTATTGAAATAGAAAGGAAGCGAATGCAGCCTATTTTTAACGTATTTAAGCTAAAAGTAGCTGAGAATCATGTAGAGGAATTTTTCCAGATTGGACAGACAAATTTCAATCAATCCATCACAAAAGAAGAAGGAACTTTAGCGATGTATTTGACAAAAGTTGATGATCAGCAAACATTTTGTGTGATAGAAGTCTATCGTGATGCTATGGCCTATGAAGCACATATCACTTCTTCTCATTTTAAGGATTTTGCTACTTTTGCACAAGATTACATTCCTTACAAAGAACGTGTAGAACTGATTCCTCAAATTTTGTATGAACAAGAACAGCCGGTTCAAGAAGATTTGTCTAGTCTATTTGTCAGATTGATATCTGTACGTGTGAAAGAAAGTAGGGAAACGGCATTTAAAGACAAGCTTTTTGATGTGGTAAATCAGGCAAAAGACACGAAGACTCTCTATGCAGGCTTTGTTGCAGATTCTCCCAATACATGGTATATCATTGATATTTCTAGTACAGAAAATAGCATAGTAGCAGCATTTTTAGAACAAAACGCTTCTATTGAGCAGCAGTTCAAACAGAACTTCTCACTGCTTGAATGTGTCAACAAAGGGAATTTGAGATATAGAGCTGTCACAGAAAAGGAGGCAAAATGTCACTAATTCGCCATAAAAAGGTAGAACTAACAGAACTCTTTTATGATTTAGTCTATGTCTATGCCATCTCTCAGATGACTCATCTGTTATCCCATGTTCGCCATGGAAGGTTCCTTTTAGAAAATGTGATTGTCTTTAGTATTGCACTGATTATTTTTATCAATTCTTGGATGATTCAGATGGTTTTTACCAACCGTTTTGGAAAAAATAGCTTGACGAATACTGTCTTTATGTTGCTACAGATGATATGCCTGCTAGTTGCTGCAGGTTTGCTATCCAATGATTTCCAAAGCATGGTCATCCCTTTTTTTAGCACGATGGCAGTTCTCACGGTACTCTTACTTGCACAATATGGTCTCGAGTATCGCATCACCAGAAATACGGCCGATCAATACTTCATCAAGCAATTTTTCTCTATTTTGGGAGTACGAATCCTGAGTCTCTTGTCCTGTCTTTTTCTCCCTTATTCATCTAGTCTAGTAATTGCTGTTTTAGGAATCATTGTGACATGGCTCATGCCGTCTTTCGTACTTAATCCAGCAAAAACCAGAGCTTTAAAGGAATTAACTCCAATTTCGTTTCCTCACCTTGTTGAACGTTTATCTCTGCTTGTGATTATCACCTTTGGCGAGATGATTATTGGGATTGCTCCTTATTTTTCTATCGATAAATTGTCACTTTCTTCCTTCTTTCCTTTTTTGATTGTGGCAAATTTATTTCTCTTTTATATCACAGAGATGGATTACAGGATTGATGTCAATAAAACGAATGTATCAGGAAACGGAGCTATTTATTATCATTACTTTATTTTCTTTGGTTTAAGCTTTATTACGGCGGCTTTTACCTTATTGCAGGAACATCAGCTATCAAACAATGCTATTGCGTGCCTTCTCTATAGTGGTATTTTCTTGTTTTTGGTTGGAATTCTCCTACATGCACCTTATAACAAGGCAGACTTTAGCTGGACTCCTAAATTTTACCTTGCCGAATTGGCTTTGCTGACTATCGGTTTCCTGCTTAGTCTACTGGTTGCTGAAAATTCTCTGATGTTCACCTTGGTTACTTTCTTTGTGACAGTAGGAATAACGAGTTTAATGATGCGGCAAAGATGATCATGTAGATTTATGAGTGAGAGGAGCGCATTCTCACTCCTTTTCTGTTATACCAGAGTAGCTGAATCGTAGTATATAAAGGAACTTTGCAACGAAATATGAGAAATAGAAATCAATCATTTTTGCTAAGTAAGGACTTACGAAATCCAAAACGGTAGAAGAAATTTGCCAGAGTTTGAATGGATTGCAGGCACAATGTCAACCCTATATTGATGTTAGATTTAAAACACGTCTTTCGGAACAAAAGTTCACAGCTGAGGTGTGGATGGAAAAATTGGGCCGAGAGCATTTTCATCCAATTCCGTTGAAAAGACTATGAGGAACAGCTTTTAGAAAAAAATAAAAATTTTTCTTGACAAAGTTTTGGCTTTAGGATAAAATTAAAAACGGTTACAATGTTATTACAGATGTAAGCATGATGTAGCTGAATCTTATAATATTATAAAAATGGATGTTATCGCTTTATTGCGAGCAGGAACCTATTTATACGATGCTTTTTGCGTACGATAAATAAGTTCCTTTTTGTTTTTAGGGAAACACTTTATGATCATAAAACGAATTTTAAACCATAATGCAGTTATTGCGACGAATAAAAAAGATGTTGATATTCTGTTATTTGGTAAGGGAATTGCCTTTTCAAAAAAGGTTGGCGATACGGTAGAAGTAGATGCGATTGAAAAAAGTTTTCTATTGAAAAATAGGGATAATATGACTCGCTTCACAGAATTGTTTATCAATGTACCGCTAGAGCTAGTCTATGTGTGCGAGAAGATTATCAATCTTGGAAAAATCAAATTAGGAAATAATTTTGACGAGATTATTTATATCAATTTAACTGACCATATTCAATCGAGCATTGAACGACACAAGGAAGGGATTGTTATTGCAAATCCTCTAAAATGGGAAATTGCCAAATATTATCCTGAAGAGTATAAGGTTGGAAAGCAGGCGCTAGAGATTATCAAAAAAGAAGCCAAGATAGAGTTGGCTGAAGACGAAGCTGCTTTCATTGCTCTTCATTTTGTGAATGCGAATCTGGAGAATAATTTTCAAGAATCGTACAAGATTACTGAAATTATCATGAATATTGAGCAAATTGTGAAAAACTTTTATGTCACAGAATTTGATCAAGAATCAATTGAATACTATCGCTTTATTACCCATATCAAACTTTTTGCCCACCGCTTATTAGCGCATGAATATTATCAAGAAGATGACGACGATGATTTGCTTGCTTTAATGCG is a genomic window containing:
- a CDS encoding MerR family transcriptional regulator, yielding MTNTEKTYTITEVSELYQVNSNTLRYYERIGLLPTIPRKSNGNRYFTREMLNWLEMVICLRHSGIPIEALKTYVKLLQQGEETQKEREWLLKEQLETLYQRKENLQRSIDRLEHKISLYESGEINQATSYFEEYAILEDQENSWKE
- a CDS encoding amidohydrolase family protein — its product is MKIDVFAHVLLPRFYQKMLRLDPHLSDKMPFLQNPVLTDMKSRAQYQHKDTQQIISYVNVNPEDYVEADEALKLVQEANQELLETLQAHSEQFAGGVAMLALNHMDGSLEILEKFVTQNQNIVGVQLFSRHLGQSVAAPEFAPIFETCARLEIPIWLHPVFDARKPDNNIVFSWEYEQTQAMLEIVEAGYFRKYPNLKIIVHHAGAMVPYFAERIRHILPEEMVQDFKKFYVDTALLGNPKALELAVDYFGIEKVLFGTDAPLGILPAGPTKEIIAAIEAMALSTKEKQAIFADNWYRLLK
- the topA gene encoding type I DNA topoisomerase — protein: MVTTKKKATTKKNLVIVESPAKAKTIEKYLGRNYKVVASVGHIRDLKKSSMSIDFDNNYEPEYINIRGKGPLINDLKKEAKKAKQVFLASDPDREGEAISWHLAHILGLDEKDKNRVVFNEITKDAVKNAFKEPRAIDHDLVDAQQARRVLDRIVGYSISPILWKKVKKGLSAGRVQSVALKLIIDRENEINNFKPEEYWTIDGTFKKGTKKFQASFYGVDDKKLKLENNEQVKEVLARIKGDEFSVDKVERKERKRNAPLPYTTSTLQMDAANKINFRTRKTMMVAQQLYEGVSLGTGGTQGLITYMRTDSTRISPVAQAQAADFITERFGSKYSKHGSKVKNASGAQDAHEAIRPSNVQLTPESIAKYLDKDQLRLYSLIWNRFVASQMTAAIFDTMSVRLEQNGVLFTANGSQVKFDGYMAVYNDSDKSKMLPDMEVGDKVQRVLTKPEQHFTQPPARYSEATLIKTLEENGVGRPSTYAPTIETIQKRYYVKLAAKRFEPTELGEIVNKLIVEFFPDIVNVTFTAEMEQKLDDVEVGKAQWQKIIDSFYQPFKVELAKAETEIEKIQIKDEPAGFDCDVCGHEMVIKLGRFGKFYACSNFPDCRNTKQITKEIGVTCPECHKGQVIERKSKRNRVFYGCDRYPECEFTSWDKPIGRDCPKCQHYLVEKKVRGGGKQVVCPNGDYEEKKVK
- the licT gene encoding BglG family transcription antiterminator LicT; amino-acid sequence: MIIKRILNHNAVIATNKKDVDILLFGKGIAFSKKVGDTVEVDAIEKSFLLKNRDNMTRFTELFINVPLELVYVCEKIINLGKIKLGNNFDEIIYINLTDHIQSSIERHKEGIVIANPLKWEIAKYYPEEYKVGKQALEIIKKEAKIELAEDEAAFIALHFVNANLENNFQESYKITEIIMNIEQIVKNFYVTEFDQESIEYYRFITHIKLFAHRLLAHEYYQEDDDDDLLALMRKKYPKEYDCGEEVARYIQKEYDYRLSSSELLYLTAHIRRLTKNLY
- the trmFO gene encoding methylenetetrahydrofolate--tRNA-(uracil(54)-C(5))-methyltransferase (FADH(2)-oxidizing) TrmFO, encoding MSQSYITVIGAGLAGSEAAYQIAKQGIPVKLYEMRGVKATPQHKTDHFAELVCSNSLRGDSLTNAVGLLKEEMRRLDSIIMKAAEQTRVPAGGALAVDREGFSQMVTDELQQHPLIEVIREEITDLPTDGITVIATGPLTSDALAEKIHAFNGGAGFYFYDAAAPIVDVNTIDMDKVYLKSRYDKGEAAYLNAPMTKEQFMAFHDALVNAEEAPLNSFEKEKYFEGCMPIEVMAKRGVKTMLYGPMKPVGLEYPEDYTGPRDGEFKTPYAVVQLRQDNAAGSLYNIVGFQTHLKWGEQKRVFQMIPGLENAEFVRYGVMHRNSYMDSPNLLTQTFRSKKNPQLFFAGQMTGVEGYVESAASGLVAGINAARLFKNEEEIIFPETTAIGSLPHYVTHADSKHFQPMNVNFGIIKELDGPRIRDKKERYEKIAERALADLSQCIEVLNNQ
- the dprA gene encoding DNA-processing protein DprA, producing the protein MNNFELFTLKKAGLTNLQIHKVLAAQDSHKKSLSLKSIALYSTCKNPVIFIEKYKQLDLKRCREEFNRFPSFSILDDIYPLELKQMYNPPVLLFYQGDLSLLEHPKLGVVGARSASTTGTQSIKKIINELNNRFVIVSGLARGIDTAAHMATLKNGGKTIAVIGSGLDVAYPKENRRLQAYIAKHHLILSEYTARDQPLKYHFPERNRIIAGLSQGIIVAEAKMRSGSLITCEYALNEGRDIFVIPGSITDEKSVGCHFLIQEGAKCITSGIDVLSEYKI
- a CDS encoding low temperature requirement protein A; translation: MSLIRHKKVELTELFYDLVYVYAISQMTHLLSHVRHGRFLLENVIVFSIALIIFINSWMIQMVFTNRFGKNSLTNTVFMLLQMICLLVAAGLLSNDFQSMVIPFFSTMAVLTVLLLAQYGLEYRITRNTADQYFIKQFFSILGVRILSLLSCLFLPYSSSLVIAVLGIIVTWLMPSFVLNPAKTRALKELTPISFPHLVERLSLLVIITFGEMIIGIAPYFSIDKLSLSSFFPFLIVANLFLFYITEMDYRIDVNKTNVSGNGAIYYHYFIFFGLSFITAAFTLLQEHQLSNNAIACLLYSGIFLFLVGILLHAPYNKADFSWTPKFYLAELALLTIGFLLSLLVAENSLMFTLVTFFVTVGITSLMMRQR
- a CDS encoding putative quinol monooxygenase; its protein translation is MQPIFNVFKLKVAENHVEEFFQIGQTNFNQSITKEEGTLAMYLTKVDDQQTFCVIEVYRDAMAYEAHITSSHFKDFATFAQDYIPYKERVELIPQILYEQEQPVQEDLSSLFVRLISVRVKESRETAFKDKLFDVVNQAKDTKTLYAGFVADSPNTWYIIDISSTENSIVAAFLEQNASIEQQFKQNFSLLECVNKGNLRYRAVTEKEAKCH